One genomic segment of Mycolicibacterium psychrotolerans includes these proteins:
- a CDS encoding ATP synthase subunit C, whose translation MMIWILALPVLIAAFAATRQLLRRRGRSAVRILVGLNAGVFVVALAALALIATAGTGVADVTTTVAQGGGSGSSSSAALLGAAIAVAGSSLGAAFAVAYTGAAALAAMSERPELFGRAMVIVGLAEGIAIYGLIVAIILIGKG comes from the coding sequence ATGATGATCTGGATTCTTGCACTGCCCGTGCTGATCGCCGCGTTCGCCGCGACCCGGCAGCTGCTGAGGCGTCGCGGGCGGAGTGCCGTGCGAATCCTCGTCGGCCTCAATGCCGGCGTGTTCGTCGTCGCGCTCGCGGCGCTCGCTCTTATCGCTACCGCCGGCACCGGAGTGGCCGACGTGACCACGACCGTGGCGCAAGGCGGCGGGTCCGGGTCCTCGTCGTCGGCCGCGCTGCTCGGCGCGGCCATCGCCGTGGCGGGCTCCTCCCTTGGGGCTGCATTCGCGGTGGCCTACACCGGTGCCGCGGCGCTGGCGGCGATGAGTGAGCGGCCGGAGTTGTTCGGCCGCGCAATGGTCATCGTCGGGCTGGCCGAGGGAATTGCGATCTACGGCCTCATCGTCGCCATCATCCTGATCGGCAAAGGATGA
- a CDS encoding V-type ATPase 116kDa subunit family protein has translation MGWREVAAPVRMQRVAVVCPKVVLRDMLVHVADAGVVEIDRATSDASPDESPDSCLRAAAPDLGDLERDGRGDLLAGEVELRSYADSAVVRDEVAALAGWVPTTELTALTSRLSDVGAGVVPITAPRGVDPPTLLHRGKDLRRSFTALVETYGTVPYADVDPSALAGIAYVLMFGMMFGDAGHGALLVILGFLMRAGRPRVLARFHKAWPFVAGSGLAAIVFGLLYGEFFGPTGVVPVLWLAPLDQPVTLMAVALGVGAVFLAGAQIVGTVNRWREGGWPLALSAPSGVAGGALLAGLGLIVLGANGGLGWLIVVGALVMAGGVGLAYIGFLAAAGRGAAGVTQASVEVFDAVIRVGANLVSFTRLAAFGLTHAALGKIVWDGTTELWRSGGILMAAAVIVFVVGNVLAFALEALVAGVQALRLEYYELFSRIFAGQGRPFRPWYVPTERTGTGELQSTVSSTPIGANLGRKP, from the coding sequence ATGGGGTGGCGTGAGGTCGCCGCGCCGGTGCGGATGCAGCGAGTGGCTGTGGTCTGCCCGAAGGTGGTGCTGCGCGACATGCTCGTGCACGTGGCGGACGCCGGCGTCGTCGAGATCGACCGCGCCACCTCGGACGCAAGCCCGGATGAGTCACCGGATTCATGTTTGCGAGCAGCCGCACCTGACCTCGGTGACCTTGAGCGCGACGGCCGAGGTGATCTGCTCGCGGGCGAGGTTGAACTCAGGTCGTACGCTGACAGCGCCGTCGTCCGTGACGAGGTCGCCGCTCTCGCCGGCTGGGTTCCGACGACGGAGTTAACTGCACTGACCAGCCGCCTCAGCGATGTCGGGGCCGGCGTTGTGCCGATCACGGCACCGCGCGGAGTGGACCCCCCGACGTTGTTGCACCGTGGAAAGGACTTGCGGCGCTCGTTCACGGCGCTGGTCGAGACGTACGGGACCGTGCCGTACGCCGACGTCGACCCCAGCGCGCTGGCCGGTATCGCCTACGTGCTGATGTTCGGAATGATGTTCGGGGATGCCGGCCACGGTGCCCTGCTCGTCATTCTCGGATTCCTGATGCGAGCCGGCAGACCACGTGTGCTGGCCCGGTTCCACAAGGCCTGGCCGTTTGTCGCTGGGTCCGGCCTGGCCGCGATCGTGTTCGGGCTGCTCTATGGAGAGTTCTTCGGCCCCACCGGAGTCGTTCCGGTGCTTTGGCTGGCCCCACTGGACCAACCAGTCACGTTGATGGCCGTCGCGTTGGGTGTGGGCGCGGTGTTTCTCGCCGGTGCCCAGATCGTCGGCACAGTCAACCGCTGGCGCGAGGGAGGGTGGCCGCTGGCACTGAGTGCCCCCTCCGGCGTCGCCGGCGGGGCCCTGCTCGCCGGACTGGGCCTCATCGTGCTGGGCGCGAACGGCGGACTTGGATGGCTCATTGTGGTCGGCGCCCTCGTCATGGCGGGCGGTGTAGGCCTGGCGTACATCGGTTTCCTGGCTGCCGCCGGCCGAGGCGCCGCCGGTGTCACCCAAGCCTCCGTCGAAGTCTTCGACGCCGTGATACGGGTCGGCGCCAACCTGGTGTCCTTCACGCGCCTGGCCGCATTCGGCCTCACCCACGCCGCACTCGGCAAGATCGTGTGGGACGGAACCACCGAGCTGTGGCGCTCGGGTGGCATCCTGATGGCCGCCGCTGTCATCGTCTTCGTCGTCGGGAACGTACTCGCCTTCGCCCTCGAGGCCCTCGTTGCCGGGGTGCAGGCACTTCGCCTGGAGTACTACGAGCTGTTCTCCCGGATCTTCGCCGGACAGGGCAGACCGTTTAGGCCCTGGTACGTCCCCACTGAGCGCACCGGCACCGGTGAACTCCAGTCCACCGTCAGCTCGACACCAATCGGCGCCAACCTCGGGAGAAAACCATGA
- a CDS encoding ArsO family NAD(P)H-dependent flavin-containing monooxygenase yields the protein MNIDVVDVVVIGGGQAGLAAGYYLRRAGHRFVILDDQPVAGGAWPHTWASLTLFSPAQYSSLPGWPMPNWPNGFPPARHVVDYLSAYEQRYELPVRRPVHVREVIRAGDHLQVSTSAGQWRARAVISATGTWHQPFWPIYPGARTFRGQQLHTVHYRDAAPFAGKHVVVVGGGNSAAQLLAEISETTTTTWVTHTPPRFLPDDVDGRALFDIATRRAADLAAGRPDTGGIASLGDIVMVPPVLAAQERGVLHALAMFEGLATDGVYWTDREQHADVIVWATGFRPALAHLRPMHLREPDGTIAVDGTRAVKEPALHLLGYGDWTGPGSATLIGVGRTARAAVDELFPHNRALEQTSNADQVAGPRTRPNG from the coding sequence GTGAACATTGACGTCGTCGACGTCGTAGTCATCGGCGGCGGCCAGGCAGGCCTTGCCGCGGGCTACTACCTGCGCCGGGCGGGGCACCGCTTCGTCATCCTCGACGACCAGCCCGTGGCGGGAGGCGCCTGGCCGCACACCTGGGCATCGCTGACCCTGTTCTCCCCGGCGCAGTACTCCTCCCTGCCGGGATGGCCCATGCCCAACTGGCCCAACGGATTTCCCCCCGCCCGGCACGTAGTCGATTACCTGAGCGCCTACGAGCAGCGCTATGAACTCCCGGTACGCCGGCCCGTCCATGTCCGCGAGGTCATCCGCGCCGGCGACCACCTCCAGGTGTCGACCTCGGCCGGCCAGTGGCGGGCACGGGCCGTGATCAGCGCGACCGGCACCTGGCATCAACCCTTCTGGCCGATCTACCCCGGCGCACGCACCTTCCGCGGACAGCAATTACACACCGTGCACTACCGCGACGCCGCCCCCTTCGCGGGCAAGCACGTCGTGGTGGTCGGCGGCGGCAACTCCGCAGCGCAACTGCTCGCCGAGATCTCCGAAACCACCACCACCACCTGGGTCACCCATACCCCGCCGCGGTTCCTGCCCGACGATGTCGACGGCCGGGCGCTCTTCGATATCGCCACCCGCCGTGCCGCCGACCTCGCCGCAGGGCGCCCCGACACCGGCGGCATCGCCAGCCTCGGCGACATCGTGATGGTTCCCCCCGTGCTGGCTGCCCAGGAACGCGGCGTGCTGCATGCCCTGGCGATGTTCGAGGGATTGGCCACCGACGGCGTCTACTGGACAGACCGCGAACAACACGCCGACGTCATCGTGTGGGCGACCGGCTTCCGCCCGGCCCTGGCCCACCTGCGCCCGATGCACCTGCGCGAGCCCGACGGCACCATCGCCGTCGACGGCACCCGAGCCGTCAAGGAACCAGCCCTGCACCTGCTCGGCTACGGCGACTGGACCGGTCCGGGCTCGGCGACCCTCATCGGGGTCGGGCGCACAGCCCGTGCCGCTGTCGATGAACTTTTTCCCCACAATCGAGCACTCGAGCAAACAAGCAACGCCGATCAGGTCGCCGGGCCCCGAACCCGGCCGAATGGTTAG
- the arsA gene encoding arsenical pump-driving ATPase, translated as MKFLDHPPRFLFFTGKGGVGKTSIACATAITLAGQGRSVLLVSTDPASNVGQVFGLTIGNAITAIPAVAGLSALEIDPDQAAEAYRERIVGPVRGLLPKAEVASITEQLSGSCTTEIASFNEFTELLTDSEGQIGRFDHVLFDTAPTGHTIRLLQLPGSWTDFLNAGKGDASCLGPLAGLEKQRAVYAAAVEALGDPARTRLVLVARAQTSTLAEITRTQRELAAIGLNHQYVVINGVLSAPADTDDPLASAIYRREQQAIAALPEELRALPLDQVDLKATNIVGIDALATLFTPDPTTGQPEEPPVEVPDAPLAALVDQIAAGDKGLIMCMGKGGVGKTTIAAAVAVALAERGHPVHLTTTDPAGHLTDTLHGTLDNLTVSSIDPVEATRVYREHVLATKGADLDEQGRLLLAEDLRSPCTEEVAVFQAFSKVIAESRRHFVVVDTAPTGHTLLLLDATGSYHREVARQLGDRHFTTPLMRLQDPELTKVIIVTLAETTPVLEAAGLSSELERAQIHPWAWVINNSLAAAEPTSPLLRRRAAAEIAQIATVRNDFADRIAVVPLLAVEPVGIPALQALADARDTAVNR; from the coding sequence ATGAAGTTCCTTGACCATCCGCCGCGCTTTCTGTTCTTCACCGGCAAGGGCGGGGTGGGCAAGACCTCCATCGCGTGTGCCACCGCGATCACGCTGGCGGGCCAGGGCAGGTCGGTGCTGTTGGTCAGCACCGACCCGGCCTCCAACGTCGGCCAGGTTTTCGGGCTGACGATCGGTAACGCCATCACCGCGATCCCCGCGGTGGCCGGGCTGTCGGCGTTGGAGATCGACCCCGACCAGGCCGCCGAGGCCTATCGGGAACGCATCGTCGGGCCCGTGCGCGGGCTGCTGCCCAAGGCGGAGGTGGCTTCGATCACCGAGCAGCTCTCCGGGTCCTGCACCACCGAGATCGCCTCGTTCAACGAGTTCACCGAACTGCTCACCGACTCCGAGGGCCAGATCGGGCGGTTCGACCACGTCCTGTTCGACACCGCCCCGACCGGACACACCATCCGGCTGTTGCAACTGCCCGGCTCATGGACGGACTTCCTCAACGCCGGAAAGGGCGACGCCTCCTGTCTGGGGCCGTTGGCGGGCCTCGAGAAGCAGCGCGCCGTCTACGCCGCCGCGGTGGAGGCGCTGGGCGACCCGGCGCGCACCCGCCTGGTCCTGGTGGCCCGCGCCCAGACCTCGACGCTGGCCGAGATCACCCGCACCCAACGCGAACTCGCCGCGATCGGCCTCAACCACCAGTACGTCGTGATCAACGGAGTGCTGTCCGCCCCCGCCGACACCGACGATCCGCTCGCTTCGGCGATCTATCGGCGTGAGCAGCAGGCGATCGCTGCCTTGCCCGAGGAATTACGGGCACTGCCGCTGGATCAGGTGGACCTCAAGGCCACCAATATTGTCGGCATCGACGCCCTGGCAACACTGTTCACCCCCGACCCCACCACCGGCCAGCCAGAGGAGCCCCCGGTCGAGGTGCCCGACGCGCCGCTGGCCGCGCTGGTCGACCAGATCGCCGCCGGCGACAAGGGATTGATCATGTGCATGGGCAAGGGTGGGGTGGGCAAGACCACCATCGCCGCTGCTGTCGCCGTGGCGCTGGCCGAACGCGGCCACCCGGTGCACCTAACGACCACCGACCCGGCCGGACATCTCACCGACACGCTGCACGGGACCCTGGACAACCTGACCGTGTCGAGTATCGACCCCGTCGAGGCCACCCGCGTCTACCGCGAGCATGTGCTGGCCACCAAAGGCGCGGACCTTGACGAGCAGGGCCGGCTGCTGCTGGCCGAGGATCTGCGCTCACCGTGCACTGAGGAAGTCGCTGTCTTCCAAGCCTTCTCGAAGGTCATCGCCGAGTCGCGGCGCCATTTCGTCGTGGTGGACACCGCACCGACCGGACACACCTTGCTGCTGCTGGACGCCACCGGCTCGTATCACCGTGAAGTCGCCCGCCAACTCGGTGACCGCCACTTCACCACACCGCTGATGCGGCTGCAGGACCCCGAACTCACCAAGGTCATCATCGTCACCCTCGCCGAAACCACGCCGGTCCTAGAGGCCGCCGGCCTCAGCAGCGAGCTCGAAAGAGCACAGATCCACCCCTGGGCCTGGGTGATCAACAACTCTCTGGCCGCCGCCGAGCCCACCTCACCGCTGCTGCGGCGCCGCGCAGCCGCTGAAATTGCCCAAATCGCCACAGTACGCAACGATTTCGCCGACCGGATCGCAGTCGTCCCACTACTCGCTGTCGAACCCGTCGGCATCCCCGCGCTCCAGGCACTCGCCGACGCCCGCGACACCGCCGTCAATAGGTGA
- the trxA gene encoding thioredoxin, whose protein sequence is MAVTDDSFAADVLASETPVLVDFWAAWCGPCKMVAPVLEEIATEKAGVLTVAKIEVDANSSTARDFQVVSIPTLILFKDGKPLTRIVGAKGKAALLNEIADVI, encoded by the coding sequence CTGGCGGTCACCGACGATTCGTTCGCCGCGGATGTCCTGGCCAGCGAAACACCTGTCCTGGTGGACTTCTGGGCCGCCTGGTGCGGTCCGTGCAAGATGGTGGCCCCGGTGCTGGAGGAGATCGCCACAGAGAAGGCCGGGGTGCTGACGGTGGCCAAGATCGAAGTCGACGCCAACTCGTCGACCGCCCGCGATTTCCAGGTTGTCTCCATCCCCACGCTGATCCTGTTCAAGGACGGCAAGCCGCTCACCCGGATCGTCGGCGCCAAGGGCAAAGCCGCCCTGCTCAACGAGATTGCCGACGTCATCTAA
- the trxB gene encoding thioredoxin-disulfide reductase, translating to MDPQPVHDVIVIGSGPAGYTAAIYTARAELRPLIFEGTSFGGALMTTTEVENYPGFRSGILGPELMEEMREQALRFGADLQMEDVESVSLAGPIKEVVTAGGETHRARAVILAMGAAARYLGVPGEQELLGRGVSACATCDGFFFKEQDIAVIGGGDSAMEEATFLTKFARSVTIVHRREEFRASKIMLERARANDKIRFLTNTTVVAVEGESTVTGLRVRNALTAEESTLAVTGVFIAVGHDPRSALVRGAVDLDAEGYVVVRGRTTATSVEGVFAAGDLVDHSYRQAITAAGSGCAAAIDAERWLADTYDTSTTEMIGAHK from the coding sequence ATGGACCCCCAACCTGTGCACGACGTCATCGTCATCGGATCCGGCCCGGCCGGCTACACCGCGGCGATCTACACCGCCCGTGCCGAGCTGCGGCCGCTGATTTTCGAGGGCACCTCGTTCGGGGGTGCGCTGATGACGACCACCGAGGTGGAGAACTATCCCGGCTTCCGCTCCGGCATCCTGGGCCCGGAGTTGATGGAGGAAATGCGTGAGCAGGCTTTACGTTTCGGCGCCGACCTGCAGATGGAGGACGTCGAGTCGGTGTCGCTGGCCGGCCCGATCAAGGAAGTGGTCACCGCCGGCGGCGAGACACATCGGGCCCGGGCGGTGATCCTGGCCATGGGCGCTGCCGCCCGCTACCTGGGTGTCCCCGGGGAGCAGGAATTGCTCGGGCGTGGAGTCAGCGCGTGCGCGACCTGCGACGGGTTCTTCTTCAAGGAACAGGACATCGCAGTGATCGGCGGCGGGGACTCGGCCATGGAGGAAGCCACCTTCCTCACCAAGTTCGCCCGCAGCGTCACCATCGTGCATCGGCGCGAGGAGTTCCGGGCCTCCAAGATCATGCTGGAACGGGCCCGCGCCAACGACAAGATCCGCTTCCTGACCAACACCACCGTCGTGGCGGTGGAAGGCGAGAGCACCGTGACCGGCCTGCGGGTCCGCAACGCCCTCACCGCGGAGGAATCCACCCTGGCGGTCACCGGGGTGTTCATCGCGGTCGGCCACGACCCCCGCTCGGCGTTGGTCCGCGGGGCCGTCGACCTCGACGCCGAGGGCTACGTAGTGGTCCGCGGCCGCACCACCGCCACCTCAGTCGAGGGTGTCTTCGCCGCCGGGGACCTCGTCGACCACTCCTACCGCCAAGCCATCACCGCCGCGGGCAGCGGCTGCGCGGCGGCCATCGACGCCGAACGGTGGCTGGCCGATACCTACGACACCTCCACGACCGAGATGATCGGAGCACACAAATGA
- the arsD gene encoding arsenite efflux transporter metallochaperone ArsD — MNKIEVFEPALCCATGVCGEDVDQQLVTFSADMDFIRSQGGDITRYNLASEPQAFADNDAAKAYLHLSGSAGLPLVLVDGVTAMTGRYPDRTQLSTWAGLQQAPTDIELGLTAATASEGGCCGGAASSCC, encoded by the coding sequence ATGAACAAGATCGAGGTATTCGAGCCCGCCCTGTGCTGTGCCACCGGTGTGTGCGGGGAGGACGTCGACCAGCAGTTGGTGACCTTCTCCGCCGACATGGACTTCATCCGCAGCCAAGGCGGTGACATCACCCGCTACAACCTTGCCAGCGAACCGCAGGCTTTCGCCGACAACGACGCCGCTAAGGCCTACCTGCATCTGTCCGGATCCGCCGGCCTGCCCCTGGTCCTCGTGGATGGGGTCACCGCGATGACCGGCCGCTATCCCGACCGCACCCAACTGAGCACCTGGGCCGGACTGCAGCAGGCCCCGACCGACATTGAGTTGGGCCTCACCGCCGCCACGGCATCCGAGGGCGGCTGCTGCGGTGGCGCGGCCTCAAGCTGCTGCTAA
- a CDS encoding arsenate-mycothiol transferase ArsC has product MTKPSVLFVCVKNGGKSQMAAGLMRKLAGDRIDVYSAGTSPGSAINALSAQSLLEVGVDITAEHPKPIDPDLVRDVDVVVTLGREAHLEPVPGTRFENWDTDEPSDRGIEGIERMRLVRDDIAARVQYLAEQLNLPVPQPDKEIR; this is encoded by the coding sequence GTGACTAAACCCTCGGTGCTCTTCGTCTGCGTGAAGAACGGCGGCAAGTCCCAGATGGCCGCCGGACTGATGCGCAAGCTGGCTGGTGACCGCATCGACGTGTATTCGGCAGGCACGTCGCCTGGTTCGGCAATCAACGCGCTGTCGGCGCAGTCGCTGCTCGAAGTCGGTGTCGACATCACCGCCGAGCACCCAAAGCCGATCGACCCGGACCTCGTGCGTGACGTCGACGTCGTCGTGACCTTAGGCAGGGAGGCTCACCTCGAGCCCGTCCCAGGGACGCGTTTTGAGAACTGGGACACCGATGAGCCCTCCGACCGTGGGATCGAGGGAATCGAACGAATGCGGCTGGTCCGCGACGACATCGCCGCCCGCGTCCAGTATCTCGCTGAACAACTCAATCTACCTGTGCCCCAACCTGATAAGGAGATCCGATGA
- a CDS encoding arsenate reductase ArsC: MASRPSVLFVCIHNAGRSQMAAGFLRDLAGSTVEVRSAGSDPATHINPAAVEAMAEVGIDISDQSPKLLTHEAVESSDVVITMGCGDACPVFPGISYRDWALEDPAGKGINAVRPIRDEIKTRVQSLVAELLPAQPSS; encoded by the coding sequence ATGGCTTCTCGCCCCAGCGTGTTGTTCGTCTGTATCCACAATGCCGGCCGTTCCCAGATGGCGGCCGGCTTCCTGCGCGACCTGGCCGGTAGTACCGTCGAGGTCCGCTCGGCGGGCAGCGATCCGGCCACCCACATCAATCCGGCTGCCGTCGAGGCGATGGCCGAGGTCGGCATTGACATCTCCGACCAGTCACCGAAACTGCTGACGCACGAAGCGGTCGAGTCTTCCGATGTGGTCATCACGATGGGCTGCGGGGACGCCTGCCCGGTATTCCCCGGCATCAGCTACCGCGACTGGGCACTGGAGGACCCCGCCGGCAAGGGCATCAACGCTGTGCGCCCGATTCGCGACGAGATCAAGACGCGTGTGCAATCCCTCGTCGCCGAACTCCTGCCCGCCCAACCCAGCTCGTGA
- the arsB gene encoding ACR3 family arsenite efflux transporter — MTDTVAHNDMPAVVGKLSTLDRFLPVWIGIAMAAGLLLGRLIPGLGSALSAVEVDGISLPIALGLLIMMYPVLAKVRYDRLDSVSGDRKMLVSSLVLNWLIGPALMFTLAWLLLPDLPEYRTGLIIVGLARCIAMVIIWNDLACGDREAAAVLVALNSVFQVVMFAVLGWFYLSVLPGWLGLAQTTIDTSPWQIAKSVLIFLGIPLLAGFLTRRYGEKAKGRTWYESTFLPKIGPWALYGLLFTIVILFALQGHQVTSRPLDVVRIALPLLAYFALMWSGGYILGAVLGLGYARTTTLAFTAAGNNFELAIAVAIATYGAASGQALAGVVGPLIEVPVLVALVYVSLALRRRFTPPTAAAPASSAPSTKES; from the coding sequence ATGACCGACACGGTGGCGCACAATGATATGCCGGCGGTAGTCGGAAAGCTGTCCACGCTCGACCGGTTTCTACCGGTTTGGATCGGCATCGCCATGGCGGCCGGGCTGCTCTTGGGTCGCCTAATCCCTGGCCTGGGGAGTGCGCTTTCGGCCGTTGAGGTCGACGGCATTTCTTTGCCTATCGCACTGGGCCTGTTGATCATGATGTACCCGGTACTGGCCAAGGTCCGCTACGACCGCCTGGACTCGGTGTCGGGCGACCGCAAGATGCTGGTGAGTTCTCTCGTGCTGAACTGGCTCATCGGGCCCGCCCTGATGTTCACCCTCGCCTGGCTACTGCTCCCGGATCTGCCCGAGTACCGCACCGGGCTGATCATCGTTGGGCTAGCGCGCTGCATCGCCATGGTCATCATCTGGAACGACCTGGCCTGCGGTGACCGGGAGGCCGCCGCCGTGCTGGTCGCGCTCAACTCCGTGTTCCAGGTTGTCATGTTCGCGGTGCTGGGCTGGTTTTACCTGTCGGTGCTGCCGGGCTGGCTCGGCCTGGCGCAGACCACGATTGACACTTCGCCGTGGCAGATCGCGAAGTCGGTACTGATCTTCCTGGGTATTCCGCTGCTGGCTGGTTTCCTGACGCGGCGCTACGGCGAAAAAGCAAAGGGGCGAACCTGGTACGAGTCGACCTTCCTGCCGAAGATCGGTCCGTGGGCGTTGTACGGGTTGTTGTTCACCATCGTCATCTTGTTCGCGCTGCAGGGCCACCAGGTCACTTCCCGTCCACTGGACGTCGTGCGGATCGCTCTCCCGCTGCTGGCGTATTTCGCGCTCATGTGGAGCGGCGGCTACATCCTGGGCGCCGTGCTCGGGCTCGGCTACGCCCGGACCACCACGCTGGCGTTCACCGCTGCCGGCAACAACTTCGAACTCGCCATCGCCGTGGCCATCGCCACCTACGGCGCCGCGTCCGGGCAGGCACTCGCCGGGGTGGTCGGCCCGCTCATCGAGGTGCCCGTCCTCGTCGCTCTGGTGTATGTGTCGTTGGCTCTGCGCAGGCGCTTCACGCCACCGACAGCTGCTGCTCCCGCTTCATCTGCACCCTCGACCAAGGAGTCCTGA
- a CDS encoding ArsR/SmtB family transcription factor — protein sequence MSNQGFGSEAARCQVEPLVSEPLSMQAAVEMAAKFKALSDPVRLRLLSSVASHAGGEACVCDISAGVGVSQPTVSHHLRVLRDAGLLTSERRASWVYYAVVPQVLTTLSSLLHTGAETAAPAGAPA from the coding sequence ATGTCGAATCAAGGCTTCGGTAGCGAGGCTGCCCGTTGTCAGGTGGAACCGTTGGTGAGCGAACCGTTGAGCATGCAGGCGGCCGTGGAGATGGCGGCGAAGTTCAAGGCCTTGTCGGATCCGGTTCGGTTGCGCCTGCTGAGTTCGGTGGCCAGCCACGCCGGTGGTGAGGCGTGCGTGTGCGACATCTCGGCTGGCGTGGGTGTGTCGCAACCGACGGTTTCCCATCACCTGAGAGTGCTGCGCGACGCGGGATTGTTGACATCGGAGCGGCGGGCGTCGTGGGTGTACTACGCGGTGGTACCGCAAGTGCTCACGACGTTGTCGTCGCTGTTGCATACGGGTGCTGAAACCGCAGCACCGGCGGGGGCGCCGGCATGA
- a CDS encoding ArsI/CadI family heavy metal resistance metalloenzyme, producing the protein MSRAQLALNVDNLDGAVTFYSKLFNTEPAKVKPGYANFAIAEPPLKLVLLENPGNGGTINHLGVEVESSEKVHAEIARLAGEGLFTEEEIGTTCCFATQDKVWVTGPAGEKWEVYTVLADSESFGSSPQHLDIESTGGTCCGPDAAGAGSEDRQDKATAATSCC; encoded by the coding sequence ATGTCTCGAGCTCAACTCGCCCTCAACGTCGACAACCTCGACGGGGCGGTCACGTTCTACTCCAAGCTGTTCAACACCGAGCCGGCCAAAGTGAAACCGGGCTACGCCAACTTTGCGATCGCCGAGCCTCCGCTGAAGCTCGTGCTGCTGGAAAACCCGGGCAATGGCGGCACCATCAACCACCTCGGCGTCGAGGTGGAATCGAGCGAAAAAGTGCACGCCGAGATCGCCCGCCTCGCCGGCGAGGGCTTGTTCACTGAGGAGGAAATCGGCACGACGTGTTGCTTCGCGACACAAGACAAGGTGTGGGTGACCGGACCGGCCGGCGAGAAGTGGGAGGTCTACACCGTGTTGGCCGACTCCGAGAGTTTCGGCTCCAGCCCTCAACATCTCGACATTGAGTCCACAGGCGGGACCTGCTGCGGACCCGACGCTGCAGGAGCAGGCAGTGAAGACCGACAGGACAAGGCCACGGCGGCCACATCCTGCTGCTGA
- a CDS encoding Rv2640c family ArsR-like transcriptional regulator yields the protein MPKALPVIDMSAPVCCAPVAAGPMSDDDALQVALRLKALADPARVKIMSFLFSSPVGEENSGELAATLGLTESTVSHHLSQLRKAGLVESDRRGMNVYHRPHRDAVAALCAVLDPNCCSSSRGPSRRRGARSPRQAR from the coding sequence ATGCCGAAGGCGCTGCCCGTGATCGACATGTCCGCGCCGGTGTGCTGCGCTCCGGTCGCGGCAGGTCCGATGAGTGATGACGACGCTTTGCAGGTCGCGCTGCGCCTGAAGGCGCTGGCCGATCCTGCCCGGGTGAAGATCATGTCGTTTCTCTTCAGCTCTCCGGTGGGCGAGGAGAACAGTGGGGAACTGGCAGCCACGCTCGGACTAACCGAGTCGACGGTTAGCCACCATCTGAGTCAATTGCGCAAAGCCGGCCTAGTCGAATCCGACCGGCGCGGCATGAACGTCTACCACCGACCCCACCGCGATGCGGTAGCTGCTCTCTGCGCCGTCCTGGACCCAAACTGCTGCAGCTCGTCTCGCGGCCCATCGCGTCGGCGTGGCGCTCGTAGCCCGCGGCAGGCCCGCTGA